In one window of Pseudodesulfovibrio sediminis DNA:
- the lepB gene encoding signal peptidase I: MTHSSMKSFRDTVEAVVVALILAFIIRAFIVQAFKIPSGSMLETLQIGDHLLVTKFAYDVRLPSTIWLDTTDGKVLAKVGDPERGDIIVFKYPNDESVDFIKRVIGLPGETLEIRNKVVYINGQPIEEPYTRHTKADRRPVRDDFGPVKIPEGEYFCMGDNREGSHDSRFWGTVKRSKIVGKALVIYWSWGSLTDIRLGRIGTTFN, from the coding sequence ATGACTCATAGTTCCATGAAATCCTTCCGCGACACTGTTGAGGCAGTCGTGGTCGCATTGATACTCGCCTTTATCATTCGTGCCTTTATCGTCCAGGCCTTCAAGATTCCCTCCGGCTCCATGCTGGAGACCCTCCAGATCGGCGATCACCTGCTGGTGACCAAGTTTGCCTATGACGTGCGTCTGCCATCCACCATCTGGCTCGACACCACTGACGGCAAGGTGCTGGCCAAGGTCGGCGATCCCGAACGCGGCGATATTATCGTGTTCAAGTACCCCAATGATGAGAGCGTTGACTTCATCAAACGCGTCATCGGTCTGCCCGGCGAGACCCTGGAAATCCGTAATAAGGTGGTCTACATCAACGGCCAGCCCATTGAGGAACCGTATACCCGTCACACCAAGGCGGACAGACGCCCGGTGCGCGACGATTTCGGTCCGGTCAAGATTCCCGAGGGCGAATACTTCTGCATGGGCGACAACCGCGAAGGTTCCCATGATTCCCGTTTCTGGGGCACGGTCAAGCGTTCGAAGATCGTGGGCAAGGCTCTGGTCATTTACTGGTCCTGGGGGTCGTTGACGGATATTCGTCTTGGACGCATCGGAACCACGTTCAACTAG
- the lepA gene encoding translation elongation factor 4, which produces MSKIDKIRNFSIIAHIDHGKSTLADRILEITGMVGDRERKEQYLDKMDLERERGITIKAQTVRIPYTDTDGQKYILNLIDTPGHVDFSYEVSRSLSACEGALLVVDSTQGVEAQTLANVYLAMDNDLEVVPVLNKIDLPSADPDMISREIEEVIGLDCSNPIMVSAKTGKNVQEVLDAVINLLPPPEGDPDAPLKALIFDSWYDSYQGVVVLFRILDGTLKKGNRIKIFSTGKEFEVTRVGAFMPEAVDIKAMGPGEVGFLCASMKELGDAPVGDTITLAANPVTEPYPGFKPVKPMVFSGLYPVEPSEYETLKAALEKLQLNDAAFSYEPETSQALGFGFRCGFLGLLHIEIIQERLEREFEAKLITTAPSVIYEVSDIKGEILTIDNPSKLPDPSNIGSIREPFVRLEVHVPNEFVGAVLALCEEKRGIQKDMAYLTEKRVVITYEIPFAEVMYDFFDKLKSSTKGYASLDYEVIDYREADLVRLDILINGDPVDAFSCIVHRENAARIGRSLALKLKRSIPRQMFEVVIQAAIGNKIVAKERNAPFRKDVTAKCYGGDITRKRKLLEKQKEGKKRMRRMGNVEIPQEAFLSVLKADED; this is translated from the coding sequence ATGAGCAAGATCGATAAAATACGCAATTTCAGCATCATCGCCCACATCGACCACGGCAAGTCGACGTTGGCGGACCGCATTCTCGAAATCACCGGCATGGTCGGCGATCGTGAGAGAAAAGAACAGTATCTGGATAAAATGGATCTGGAGCGGGAGCGCGGTATCACCATCAAGGCGCAGACCGTGCGCATTCCATACACCGATACCGACGGCCAGAAATATATTTTGAACCTCATTGATACACCCGGCCATGTGGACTTCAGCTATGAAGTTTCGCGGTCGCTGTCCGCCTGCGAGGGCGCGCTGCTGGTGGTTGACTCCACCCAGGGTGTCGAGGCCCAGACGTTGGCAAACGTCTATCTGGCCATGGATAACGACCTTGAGGTCGTGCCTGTCCTGAACAAGATCGACCTGCCCAGCGCCGACCCGGACATGATCTCCAGAGAGATCGAAGAGGTCATTGGCCTGGACTGCTCCAACCCGATCATGGTTTCGGCCAAGACCGGCAAGAACGTGCAGGAAGTCCTCGACGCGGTCATCAATCTGCTGCCGCCGCCCGAGGGCGACCCGGATGCACCGCTCAAAGCGCTGATCTTCGATTCCTGGTACGACTCGTATCAGGGCGTTGTGGTGCTGTTCCGCATTCTTGACGGTACGCTCAAGAAGGGCAATCGCATCAAGATATTCTCCACGGGCAAGGAATTCGAAGTCACCCGCGTGGGTGCGTTCATGCCCGAGGCCGTGGATATCAAGGCCATGGGGCCGGGCGAGGTCGGATTTCTGTGTGCGTCCATGAAGGAACTGGGCGATGCGCCCGTGGGTGACACCATCACTCTGGCCGCGAACCCGGTCACAGAGCCGTATCCCGGCTTCAAGCCGGTCAAGCCCATGGTCTTCTCGGGTCTCTATCCCGTGGAGCCGTCGGAATACGAAACCCTCAAGGCCGCGCTGGAAAAACTCCAGCTCAACGACGCGGCATTCAGCTACGAGCCGGAAACGTCTCAGGCTTTGGGCTTCGGCTTCCGTTGCGGTTTTCTCGGCCTGCTGCACATCGAGATCATTCAGGAGCGGCTGGAGCGTGAGTTTGAGGCCAAGCTCATCACCACGGCCCCGTCCGTCATCTATGAGGTGTCGGATATCAAGGGCGAGATCCTGACCATCGACAATCCGAGCAAGTTGCCGGACCCGTCAAATATCGGCAGCATCCGTGAGCCGTTCGTGCGGCTGGAAGTGCATGTTCCCAATGAATTCGTCGGCGCGGTGCTCGCCTTGTGCGAGGAGAAACGCGGCATTCAGAAGGACATGGCCTACCTGACCGAGAAACGGGTGGTCATCACCTATGAGATTCCGTTTGCCGAGGTCATGTATGACTTCTTCGACAAGCTCAAGTCCTCCACCAAGGGGTATGCGAGCCTTGATTACGAAGTCATCGACTACCGCGAAGCTGATCTTGTCCGCCTTGATATCCTGATCAACGGCGACCCTGTGGACGCATTCTCCTGCATCGTGCATCGCGAGAACGCCGCCCGCATAGGCCGCTCACTGGCGCTCAAGCTCAAGCGAAGCATCCCACGTCAGATGTTCGAGGTGGTCATTCAGGCCGCCATCGGCAACAAGATTGTGGCAAAGGAACGCAATGCGCCGTTCCGCAAGGACGTCACCGCCAAATGTTACGGCGGCGATATCACGCGTAAACGTAAATTGTTGGAAAAGCAGAAAGAGGGTAAGAAACGTATGCGCCGCATGGGCAACGTTGAAATTCCGCAGGAAGCTTTCCTGTCTGTACTCAAAGCCGACGAAGACTAA